TCGGCGATGAACAGACCTTTGGCCGGCTCCAGCCGGTTGCGCAGCTGCATCTCGGTGAGGTTCACATAGGCGGATACGCGTTCGTCGTCGATGGTGCTCAAGGTGATGAACTGCATGCGAGGCCTTTCCATATGCTGTCTGGATACAAGAAAACCCCTTGGAATCCAAGGGGTTTTCGTTGGTGCCCGAGACGGGACTTGAACCCGTACGCCCGTTAAAATAGGCACTAGCACCTCAAGCTAGCGCGTCTACCATTCCGCCACCCGGGCAGGTGTCGTTTGGACAACGAGTAGATACTTTACCACCAAACTACGAGCGTGCAATTCCGGAGTGTCGCGTGTGTCGGTGTAGCCTTGGGACCATGACCGATGCCTTGTTTCTTTTCGATCCCGACGTCGACGGCGTGCCCGTCAACACCGACGAATTGCGCGCCGGATGGACGCTCACCCTGCCCGCCCACGTCAGACGCCACGCCATCCAGGCGATGCGGCTGGGTGCGGGCGACAGTCTGCAGTTGAGCGACGGACGCGGGCTGCGACTGAAAGCCGTGCTCGACGACGCGCAGGAGGGCTCGGCGAAGGTGACCGAGGTGGGCCTGGAACCGCAGCCGCTCACACGGCTGGCGTTGGTGCAGGCGTTGGCGAAAACCGGACATGACGAGCAGGCCGTCGACACGGCCACGCAGATCGGGGTGGACGCGGTGGTGCCCTGGCAGGCTGACCGGTCCATCGCCAAATGGAAGACGGGGCGCACCGACCGCAAATGGTCGCAGGTGCTTCAGGCGGCCACCGAACAGTCCCGCCGCTCCTGGATTCCGACGCTGGAGGAATGCGCGTCCAGCAAACAGATCGTGGCCCTGTGCCGCCGTGCCTGTGTGCATGGCGATCTGGTCGTGGTGCTCCATCAGGACGCCACCGACACCTGGGACGGTATCGAACGCTGTGTCGACGAACTGCAGGACCGCTGCTTGGCCGACGGCAAACCACGTACCGTCTATGTGGTGGTGGGGCCGGAAGGCGGCATCAGCGAGGCTGAGGTTGAGAGCTTCGTCAAAGCGGGCGCCCACTCCTGTGTGCTGGGATCCAATATCCTGCGCGCCTCGACCGCGGGGCCCGTCGCGTTGAGCCTGCTCAGCCGCGCGCTGGGACGATACGCCTGACGAGAAAAATTCATTCTTGCGTAACGCGAAATCTCCACGCGACGCAATAGCATAGAAAGCGACGGCCGAGGGGCCGGCGACGACGAGCCAAGGAGCATGATGAGCGATTCCGACGACTGCCTGTTCTGCAAGATCATCGCGGGGCAGATCCCCAGCGGCAAGGTCTATGAGGACGAGACGACCTACGCCTTCAACGACATCAATCCCAAAGCGAAGGTGCATGTGCTCGTCGTGCCCAAGAAGCATTACGCGAACGCCGCCGAACTGGCGGCGGCGGACCCCGCGCAGCTGGCGCATATGGTCGAGGTGGCGCAGGGCATCGCCGACGACGCCTTCCACGGCGACTACCGTCTGGTGTTCAACACCGGCGCGGATGCCGGACAGACCGTGTTCCATGTGCATGCGCATGTGATGACCGGCGAGACGCTTGACGAATAACCCCCAGTCATCACAGCGAGACGCTCGTAGTAGTTAACGAAAGGACGTTGTGGCCACCACAACACGCACCATCACGATTCCCCCGCAGCTCGACCCGGTCGCGGTGCTCGGACCGGTCGACGAGGTCATCCGCGAGGTGGAACGCGCGTTTCCCGAACTGACGATTATCGTGCGGGGCAACCGCGTCGCCATCATGTCCCGATCCAGCCGCACCGAATCCGACGCCTCGCAGGCCGAGGACCTCATCAATTCAATTATCCAAGCCGCGTTCACCGCGCCCATGGACGCGGACACCGTGCGCCGCATGCTCGACCAGCGCGTGCTGCGCAACGACGTGCGCAAGGAATTCCCCGGACGGGGCACCGCTCCGGCCCGGCTCGCCGTGCAGTCGGCGCAGCGCGACGGCGCGCCCTCCCCGGCGTTCAGCACCCGGCAGCAGACGCAATACCGCAAGCCCACGGTGCCCGGTGTGATCACCTTCGCGCTTGGCCAGCCGGTCCGTGCGAAAACCGCCGGCCAGATCGCGTATGTGAACGCGATCGAATCGCATACGGTGACCTTCGGCATCGGACCGGCGGGCACCGGCAAAACCTATCTGGCCGTGGCCAAGGCCGTGCGCGCCTTCCAGGACCGGCGCATCCGCCGCATCATCCTGACCAGGCCCGCGGTGGAGGCGGGCGAAAGCCTGGGCTTCCTGCCCGGCACGCTGAACGAGAAGGTGGACCCGTATCTGCGCCCCCTGTACGACGCGCTGTCCGATATGTTGGGCTCCGACCAGCTCAAACGTTATTTGGACGACGGCACCATCGAGGTGGCACCGCTCGCCTATATGCGTGGCCGCACGCTCAACGACGCGTTCGTGATCCTCGACGAAGCG
Above is a window of Bifidobacterium eulemuris DNA encoding:
- a CDS encoding PhoH family protein gives rise to the protein MATTTRTITIPPQLDPVAVLGPVDEVIREVERAFPELTIIVRGNRVAIMSRSSRTESDASQAEDLINSIIQAAFTAPMDADTVRRMLDQRVLRNDVRKEFPGRGTAPARLAVQSAQRDGAPSPAFSTRQQTQYRKPTVPGVITFALGQPVRAKTAGQIAYVNAIESHTVTFGIGPAGTGKTYLAVAKAVRAFQDRRIRRIILTRPAVEAGESLGFLPGTLNEKVDPYLRPLYDALSDMLGSDQLKRYLDDGTIEVAPLAYMRGRTLNDAFVILDEAQNTTEQQMKMFLTRLGFNTTMVITGDITQVDLTVPRSGLATIERILGGIDDIAFVHMGADDVVRHRLVGQIVAAYDRHAAIDGDHRAQAGVSRASRHADHKREREDDARPADAEGKEVRQ
- a CDS encoding 16S rRNA (uracil(1498)-N(3))-methyltransferase is translated as MTDALFLFDPDVDGVPVNTDELRAGWTLTLPAHVRRHAIQAMRLGAGDSLQLSDGRGLRLKAVLDDAQEGSAKVTEVGLEPQPLTRLALVQALAKTGHDEQAVDTATQIGVDAVVPWQADRSIAKWKTGRTDRKWSQVLQAATEQSRRSWIPTLEECASSKQIVALCRRACVHGDLVVVLHQDATDTWDGIERCVDELQDRCLADGKPRTVYVVVGPEGGISEAEVESFVKAGAHSCVLGSNILRASTAGPVALSLLSRALGRYA
- a CDS encoding histidine triad nucleotide-binding protein translates to MSDSDDCLFCKIIAGQIPSGKVYEDETTYAFNDINPKAKVHVLVVPKKHYANAAELAAADPAQLAHMVEVAQGIADDAFHGDYRLVFNTGADAGQTVFHVHAHVMTGETLDE